From one Hirundo rustica isolate bHirRus1 chromosome W, bHirRus1.pri.v3, whole genome shotgun sequence genomic stretch:
- the LOC120764887 gene encoding LOW QUALITY PROTEIN: adenosine 5'-monophosphoramidase HINT1-like (The sequence of the model RefSeq protein was modified relative to this genomic sequence to represent the inferred CDS: inserted 1 base in 1 codon), producing the protein MLEEPVIELSEAGDSGESLLGHVMIVGEMCVAPLGLTNGFRMVVDEGPEGGQXCLSHTSTRSGWPSGGLAAWLRFWHRKSCCTCTNRR; encoded by the exons ATGCTTGAGGAGCCAGTTATTGAGTTGTCTGAAGCAGGAGATTCTGGTGAATCT cttcttgGGCATGTAATGATTGTTGGCGAGATGTGTGTTGCTCCCCTGGGCCTGACCAATGGATTCCGGATGGTTGTGGATGAAGGGCCCGAGGGTGGGC TCTGTCTATCGCATACATCTACCCGTTCTGGGTGGCCGTCAGGTGGGCTGGCCGCCTGGCTAAGATTTTGGCACCGCAAGAGTTGCTGCACGTGTACGAATCGCCGCTGA